One genomic region from Diabrotica undecimpunctata isolate CICGRU chromosome 9, icDiaUnde3, whole genome shotgun sequence encodes:
- the LOC140449990 gene encoding cathepsin L-like proteinase, with amino-acid sequence MKLFVVIACLIAATFAELDDDYEQWISFKVKYERYYEAAEDKFRFEIFQKILRGIEEHNAKYERGEIEWRKGINQFSDWTDEQFQSLLNNKINTDLLLRNTLGVYKADPNEQSAASVDWRSKGAVLPVRNQGNCGGCWAFSASGALEGQLAIQKKQKISLSPQHLIDCSTKNSGCNGGFMDRAFDFVKSEGLSSEANYPYVARKTKCRKNVQKAITSISGYKRVNPTEKDLISAIEKIGPVSVSVGANYWREYTNGIYNITDCGPHVHGVVAVGYTDKYILLKNSWGSSWGEKGYIKLARGSNICGINDYNFYPIL; translated from the exons ATGAAATTGTTTGTTGTTATTGCTTGTCTTATTGCGGCAACCTTCGCTGAACTGGATGATGATTACGAGCAATGGATCTCGTTCAAG GTTAAATATGAGAGGTATTATGAAGCTGCAGAAGACAAATTTAGATTTGAAATTTTTCAAAAGATCCTTCGTGGCATTGAAGAGCACAACGCAAAATATGAAAGGGGTGAGATTGAATGGCGCAAAGGCATTAATCAATTTTCCGATTGGACCGACGAACAGTTCCAGTCTTtgttaaataacaaaattaatacAGACCTGCTGCTTAGAAATACTTTGGGAGTTTACAAAGCTGATCCAAATGAACAATCAGCAGCGTCTGTTGATTGGAGAAGCAAAGGCGCGGTATTACCTGTAAGGAATCAGGGTAACTGTGGAGGGTGTTGGGCATTTAGTGCT AGTGGCGCCCTGGAGGGACAACTGGCAattcagaaaaaacaaaaaatttctttGAGCCCTCAACATCTCATCGATTGCTCTACGAAAAACAGTGGTTGTAACGGTGGGTTCATGGATCGGGCTTTCGATTTTGTTAAATCAGAAGGTCTAAGCTCTGAAGCAAATTATCCATACGTTGCAAGAAAGACCAAATGTAGGAAAAATGTACAAAAAGCTATAACTTCTATCTCAGGATATAAGAGAGTAAATCCAACTGAAAAAGATTTAATTTCCGCTATTG agAAAATTGGACCAGTTTCTGTCTCAGTTGGTGCAAATTATTGGAGAGAGTACACAAACGGTATTTATAATATTACAGATTGCGGTCCTCATGTACATGGAGTTGTTGCTGTAGGATATACTGATAAATACATTCTCCTCAAAAATTCATGGGGGAGCAGTTGGGGAGAAAAGGGATATATAAAACTAGCCAGAGGAAGTAACATCTGTGGAATTAACGACTACAATTTTTATCCAATTTTATAA